Genomic segment of Ignavibacteriales bacterium:
TAAGATTCCGACAATCGGTATTGGTGCTGGTTTGCATTGCGATGGGCAGATTCTTGTGGTGTCTGATATGCTGGGATTGTATGAAGATTTCCATCCGCGTTTCGTACGCTACTACGCACATCTTGCTGATACAATTCGCCAAAGTGTTGGCGGATATGTAAAAGATGTGAAAGAGGAAAAATTTCCGACTCAAAAAGAAAGCTATTAGACTAAGGAAGATGAAACCAAAACGTAAACTCAGTATTCTTGTTTCCAACGATGACGGCATTGATGCTCCGGGTATTTATGCACTGGTACAAGAAATGAAAAAGATCGGTACCGTAACGGTTGTGGCACCGGACAAACAACAAAGTGCCGTCGGTCATGCTATCACGATGAATTATCCCTTGCGTGTCAAAGAATTCAAGAAGGACGGAAAGTTCTTTGGGTATGCTGTGCAAGGTACTCCCGCGGATTGTGTCAAGCTTGCCGTCCGCGCAATTCTTAAACATGAACCAGATTTGGTCGTCTCCGGTGTAAATCATGGTTCCAACACTGCGATAAGTATTATTTATTCCGGTACGGTTTCGGCTGCGACTGAAGGAACAATTCTCGGTATTCCGTCTATCGCGGTTTCGTTGACCACGTACGCACCGGCAGATTTTCGGTATGCGGCGAAATTTGCCCGAAAACTTGCTTTGCTCATCGGCAAACGCGGGCTTCCGCCAAGCACGTTGCTTAATGTCAACGTTCCTCCCTTGAAGGCGAAAGAAATCAAAGGCGTGCTTATTACTCGGCAAGGCAAAGCAGTGTGGAATGATACGTTCGATCATCGGCGAGATCCGAATAATCGCGAATACTACTGGCTTACCGGCGGATTAGAAGAAGTAGATAAGGATTTAGAATTTGATGAAGCGGCAGTACGCAGCAATTATATTTCTGTCACTCCTATTCAATATGATCTCACAGATTATAAAATGTTTGAAACGATGAAGAAGTGGGGAATAGGAAAGATTAAATAAGAAGTAAAAAGTGTATTGAGCAGAACGCTCATAAATGATTGCACACTTCTGAAAGCATATCGCAATTTTTAAATTATCACTGTTTTATTTTGCATTGTTCTTATGTCAACTCCATTAATGAAACAATACCAGCAGGTGAAGGCGAAGTATCCGGATACGATACTTCTCTTCAGAATGGGCGACTTCTTTGAGACGTTCGATGAAGATGCAAAGATAACATCCAAAGTTCTGGGTATTGTGTTGACCAAACGTGGTAATGGCGCTTCCGGTGAAACACCGCTGGCTGGATTTCCGCATCACGCTCTCGATGCGTATCTTCCCAAACTTCTACGTGCTGGTTATCGCGTGGCTATCTGCGAGCAGATGGAAGATCCAAAATTTGCCAAAGGCATCGTCAAACGTGATGTGGTTGAAGTGATGTCGCCAGGTGTAGCGTTCTCGGATAAAGTGTTAGAAGAGAAACAAAATAACTATCTCGCTGCAATTGCACTGCCATCCCCGCTCGCAACAAGTGAAGATCGGATTGGATTCGCTTTCATTGATGTTTCCACAGGAGAATTCGGGCTGAGTGAATTTCCGCTGAAACAACTTTTTGAACAGGCGAACAATTTACAACCGCAAGAATTACTGGTGCAGAAGCGTGATCTGGAGACGATTAAAACATTGCTCGGCGAACGTTTTCGTGTACTCTATACAAAAGTGGACGATTGGGTTTACAACGCAGATTATGCTTACGAGCTTCTCGTCAATCATTTCAAAACTCAATCACTGAAAGGTTTCGGCATCGAAGAAATGCGTATCGGCACAATTGCAGCTGGTGCAGTGATGAATTATTTACAGGAAACACAGAAGACAAACATTCTGCACATAAAAAAAATTGTGCCGCATGATGTAAGTGAGTATATGCTGTTGGACATTTCAACGAAACGCAATCTTGAAATTACCACCAACATCTCTGGGCAACCCGAAGGCACTCTGTATGCCATCATTGATCGTACATGTACGCCCATGGGCGGGAGAATGCTGAAGCAGTGGATCAATCGTCCGTTAAAACGATTAGAGCCGATACAAGCGCGGCTTACTGCGGTGCAGGAAATGGTAACGAATGAATCAACACGGAGCAGAATTCGGGAAGAATTAGATCATATCGGCGATTTGGAAAGACTGATTGCAAAAATTGCCACTGGCAGAGCGAATCCGCGGGAAGTGAATCAGTTAAAGGCAATGCTGGAACTGATCCCAAATCTTAAATCCCAAATCTCAAATCTGAAAAACCAGACACTCGTGGTGCTGAATAATAACCTTGATTCGCTCGCTGATCTTGTTTCCGCCATTGATAAAGCAATTGCAGATGATCCGCCGATTGCATTGGTAGACGGCGGCGTGATTCAGAATGGTTATAACGCGGAGTTGGATGAAATTCGAGCATTGGCGTATGGGGCGAAAGATTGGGTGGCAAAGCATCAGCAATCGGAGCGCGAACGCACAGGTATTTCATCGCTCAAGATTAGTTTCAATAATGTGTTTGGTTATTTTATTGAGGTGACGAATACACACAGGGATAAGGTGCCCGATAATTACATTCGTAAGCAGACGCTGACAAATGCTGAACGCTTTGTAACTCCGGAATTGAAGGAATATGAAGAAAAGATTCTTCATGCAGAAGAAAAAATTCTTGCACTCGAAACGCGTCTCTTCAATGAACTGCGTAAAATGATTACTGAACATGCAGAGACAATTCAAACAAACGCGTATGCAATCGCAACGTTGGATTGTTTTGTGTCGCTTGCCGATGTAGCGGTAGAGAATAAATATACCTGCCCCATTGTGGATGATTCGCTCTGTATAACGATTCAAGAAGGGCGGCATCCGGTAATCGAAAAACTATTACCGCCAGGTGAGCACTATACGCCAAATAATACTCTGCTCGATACGGCATCGGATCAGATACTCATTATCACCGGCCCCAATATGAGCGGCAAGTCGAGTTATTTGCGGCAGGTTGGGTTGAATGTTTTGCTTGCGCAAATTGGAAGTTTTGTCCCCGCTGCATCAGCCCGCATAGGGATTGTGGATAGAATTTATACGCGTGTCGGTGCGAGCGACAACATTGCATCAGGTGAAAGTACTTTTTTGGTGGAAATGCACGAAGCAGCGAATATTGTCAACACGGCGACGGAGCGCAGTCTCATTCTTCTTGATGAAATTGGGCGCGGGACGAGCACGTTCGATGGTATCAGTATCGCATGGGCGCTGACGGAGTATTTGCATGAACGAATTGGCGCCAAGACACTTTTTGCAACGCATTATCACGAATTAAACGAACTCGCCGATCTTTTTACACGCATCAAGAACTACAAAGTAGATGTGCGCGAGTATGGTGATAAAGTAATATTTCTTCATAAAGTGATGCCGGGATTTGCCGATCACTCGTATGGAATTCAAGTAGCGCAAATGGCAGGTTTACCGGAAGAAGTAACAGAACGTGCGAAGCAAGTATTGAAAAATTTGGAAAGCTCGGAATTGGTGGTGAGAACAAGAGAGAAAAAAGAAATGAAATATGCGAAGAGCAATGGAGAAGTGCAATTAGCAATGTTTGAAGTGAAAGACGACAAGTTGCGCGAGGAACTCGTCAATCTCGATATTGAACACATGACTCCGCTGGAAGCACTTCAGATATTAGCGATATTGAAGAGTAAAATAGAAACGAAGGACTAAGAAATGACACAAAATGAGATTCAAATGTTGTACGACTATGATAAGTGGGCGGATTTGAAACTGCTCGAAGTGATTGCGATGCTAGCCAAAGATCAGTACAAGAAAGATCTCGCATCCAGTTTCGGCGGAATACATGGAACCCTTGTACATATCCTTTCTGCTGATAAAGTATGGTTCGCCCGTTGGACTGGGAAGATACCTGTGCTGTTGAAAGCAGAAGATTTCCCGACAGTCGAAGTTGTAAAAAAACAGTGGGATGCTTACCATTGCGAGATGAGTAACTTTGTGCGGAGTCTCACCGAGGAGAAATTAAACGATCAGATGCCTTACACTGATTTTAAAGGCAATTCATATACTCACCCGCTTTTCCAGCAAATGCAGCATAAAGTGAATCATTCTTCCTATCATAGGGGACAAGTGGTGACGATGCTGAGGCAGATGGGAGAAAAAGTTGTTAGCACAGATATGATTAATTACATTAGACAAAAGGAAACTCGTGGCTGAAAAACTTTTAAAGATATTACAGAAGCATAAACTTGGACATATCCCTGAACTGCACGTTGACCCGGAAATCCTTACTCAACGTTTTTCACCTAACAGTTCGATGTGTCACTGCAATGGCACTTGTTGTACGGAAGGAGTGCTCCTTGATGTGAAAGAGAAAGAATTGATTCTTGCACACGCCGACATGATTAAAAAGTACCTCGAACCAGAACAGGAAAAAGATGCCGCAAAATGGTTCGATAATAACATCGAACATGATTCTGATTTTCCTTCCGGCAAGTGCGATGGGACGGCAGTGCAAGGGAACAGCTGCGTTTTTCTATGCAGCAAAGGTCTCTGTGCCTTACAAAAGACTGCGATGGCGGAAGGGATGGATAAATTTGCATTGAAACCATTTTACTGCATCGCTTTTCCAATCACGATAGATGAACACGTGCTGACAACGTATGAACCGGAATTTACGAATCGGCGGCAGTGCTGCAGTATAGTTGCTGATGGTCCGATGACGGTACTTGATGTATGTCGTGAAGAATTTGAATATATTCTTGGAACTGAGGGATTAAAGGAGATTGAGGAATTGTTTCATGAGGAGCCCTCGCTCTCGCTTGCGAGTACACTATGAATCAACGAAGATTATATCGAACTATCGAAAGTTTCGCTCCTGAACAATTCAAAACAGAAAAAGATTTGCTCAAACACGTTCTCAATGAAATCGTCAAGAGCGAAGACATTCTTCTCAAGGGGGGGCGACTTTGGCAGTACGAACCATCCACCGAATCGTACCGTCTTTTTCACCAGATCGGGCAAATTGAACGGCTCGACCCGGGTTATCGCATTCAAGTTTCACGGTACCCGATGTTCCAGCACCTGACGGAACAGCGTTCCATCATTGCAAATGAAACCGACGGGTATCTTCGGAAAAAAGGAATTGTAAAATATTCTGCGACAGGTGTCGGCGATAAAATGCCCTATCGTAACGGAACGGTCTATCAATATATTTTAGCATTTAATTCGGATTTTTTCGATCAAGATCTTCTTCCTAACCTCAACGTTATCAGCCTTGCAGTCACATCTGTTCTCCGCAGCAAGCGTATCGAACAAAAAGCTCGACTGCTGGAGCAGGATATCGACAAAGCACGGGAAATTCAATTAGGCATTTTACCAGATCCATTTCTTCATTTTTACTTCTATGATATTTATGGAATTTCTGTGCCGGACAGGATCGTCGGTGGAGATTTCTTTGATTATCTCTTTGCAGACGAGGTAAAAGATCGTTTGATGATTGTCGTGGGCGATGCGGCGAGCAAAGGATTCCGTGCTGCGGCGCAGGCGTTGTATGTTGTCGGCGCCTTGCGGATGGGAATTGCGCATCAAACGAAAACTGCCGCATTGATGTCAGGGATCAATAAAATTGTGAATCGTTCATTTGCTGAAGAACAATTTGTTTCGATGTTCTATGCCGAGCTGACAGACGGCGCGAAGGGATTGCTCCTGTATGCGAACGCCGGACACAATAGTCCGATGGTGTATCACGCACAAGATAAAAGCATTGAGTTGTTAGAACCGACGGGACTCATTCTTGGTCCTTTCCCCCGCGGCAATTATCGCGTGGAAAGCACCATGCTGAAAAAAGGAGATGTCGCCGTGATTTACACCGACGGTATTACTGAAGCACAACGGAGTGATGGTATGCCGTATGGAGAAAAGCACTTAGCGGAAAATATACAGAAGCTTGCGGCTAAGGGAGCGAAGGAGATATGTAAATCATTAATTGAGGATGTTGAACTCTTTGCAGAAGGTGCAGAATATTCAGACGACCGAACTATTGTCGTCATTAAACGAGTCAATTGAACTAAATCTTTCACGAAGAAGGTTGAACTATGGTAGAACAAAAATATATTGGTGTCGTTGCATCAGTGAATAGCGGAATCATTTCCATTCTTGTCGATCCAAAAACTACTTCGCTGAAGCGGGAGATTAACGGTAAGACATATTATATAGGACAAATCGGTACTTACTTCTTGATCCCGATGGGGACAATGGTGCTCCTTGGGATGGTATCGGATTTGAAAAAAGAAGACTTGAATGTTAATGGACAAGCGCAGCAGCGTTATATTATTCTTGCTTCGATGGTGGGCACCGTAAAAAGTGGACGCTTTGAGCGTGGCGTGTCTATTTTTCCAGTGGTTGATATGCCGGTGTTTTTTGCAGAAGATGCTGACCTTGCCGTGGCATTTGCAACATTTCAGCGCTATGGATTTTCGATCGGACAGATTTCGCTTTTCGAGAATCAACGTGCTTTTCTTGATGCGAACAAGTTTTTTGGAAAGCATATTGCTGTGCTTGGCTCGAGCGGTTCCGGAAAATCGTGCGCTGTCGCCTCTATCTTACAGAAGGTGTCAAAGTATCCCGATACGAATATCATCATCCTAGATATTCACAACGAATATCATAAAGCGTTCGAGGGGAGCTGCAATCATCTCGACATTGGAGAATTTGAATTGCCTTATTGGTTGATGAACTTTGACGAATTGCGTGAAATGTTTATAGATGATAAGGACGAAAACGCCTCGAGCCAGATTACTGTGCTCAAAGATCTCGTTATCATGTCAAAAAGAGGAAAAAATCCGGAGATGTCGACGATGATAACAATTGATACGCCGGTATATTATGACATCAGCGAGATCCGTGCAAAGCTGCAGTTTATGGACACCGAAAAAATAACGATGGGTGCGACAGTGAAGGAGGGACCT
This window contains:
- a CDS encoding DUF3109 family protein, yielding MAEKLLKILQKHKLGHIPELHVDPEILTQRFSPNSSMCHCNGTCCTEGVLLDVKEKELILAHADMIKKYLEPEQEKDAAKWFDNNIEHDSDFPSGKCDGTAVQGNSCVFLCSKGLCALQKTAMAEGMDKFALKPFYCIAFPITIDEHVLTTYEPEFTNRRQCCSIVADGPMTVLDVCREEFEYILGTEGLKEIEELFHEEPSLSLASTL
- a CDS encoding ATP-binding protein, producing MVEQKYIGVVASVNSGIISILVDPKTTSLKREINGKTYYIGQIGTYFLIPMGTMVLLGMVSDLKKEDLNVNGQAQQRYIILASMVGTVKSGRFERGVSIFPVVDMPVFFAEDADLAVAFATFQRYGFSIGQISLFENQRAFLDANKFFGKHIAVLGSSGSGKSCAVASILQKVSKYPDTNIIILDIHNEYHKAFEGSCNHLDIGEFELPYWLMNFDELREMFIDDKDENASSQITVLKDLVIMSKRGKNPEMSTMITIDTPVYYDISEIRAKLQFMDTEKITMGATVKEGPFYGKFARFLVRLDGKLNDPRYAFMFRLKNYIQSAAINDLLSKILGADGSAQVTILDMSGVPFDIVNTIVSLLARLIFDFNFWNPNRRDFPILLVFEEAHNYLPSSGTATASARKTVERIAKEGRKYGVSCMIVSQRPSEVSETILSQCNNYVVLRLTNPLDQNYIRRLVPDTFASLTDVLPSLRTGEALVVGEAISMPLRVQIDYPNPEPDSSDIRFYEKWKQSDAKTKIAEVVTRWWKQEKVK
- the mutS gene encoding DNA mismatch repair protein MutS; the protein is MSTPLMKQYQQVKAKYPDTILLFRMGDFFETFDEDAKITSKVLGIVLTKRGNGASGETPLAGFPHHALDAYLPKLLRAGYRVAICEQMEDPKFAKGIVKRDVVEVMSPGVAFSDKVLEEKQNNYLAAIALPSPLATSEDRIGFAFIDVSTGEFGLSEFPLKQLFEQANNLQPQELLVQKRDLETIKTLLGERFRVLYTKVDDWVYNADYAYELLVNHFKTQSLKGFGIEEMRIGTIAAGAVMNYLQETQKTNILHIKKIVPHDVSEYMLLDISTKRNLEITTNISGQPEGTLYAIIDRTCTPMGGRMLKQWINRPLKRLEPIQARLTAVQEMVTNESTRSRIREELDHIGDLERLIAKIATGRANPREVNQLKAMLELIPNLKSQISNLKNQTLVVLNNNLDSLADLVSAIDKAIADDPPIALVDGGVIQNGYNAELDEIRALAYGAKDWVAKHQQSERERTGISSLKISFNNVFGYFIEVTNTHRDKVPDNYIRKQTLTNAERFVTPELKEYEEKILHAEEKILALETRLFNELRKMITEHAETIQTNAYAIATLDCFVSLADVAVENKYTCPIVDDSLCITIQEGRHPVIEKLLPPGEHYTPNNTLLDTASDQILIITGPNMSGKSSYLRQVGLNVLLAQIGSFVPAASARIGIVDRIYTRVGASDNIASGESTFLVEMHEAANIVNTATERSLILLDEIGRGTSTFDGISIAWALTEYLHERIGAKTLFATHYHELNELADLFTRIKNYKVDVREYGDKVIFLHKVMPGFADHSYGIQVAQMAGLPEEVTERAKQVLKNLESSELVVRTREKKEMKYAKSNGEVQLAMFEVKDDKLREELVNLDIEHMTPLEALQILAILKSKIETKD
- a CDS encoding PP2C family protein-serine/threonine phosphatase — protein: MNQRRLYRTIESFAPEQFKTEKDLLKHVLNEIVKSEDILLKGGRLWQYEPSTESYRLFHQIGQIERLDPGYRIQVSRYPMFQHLTEQRSIIANETDGYLRKKGIVKYSATGVGDKMPYRNGTVYQYILAFNSDFFDQDLLPNLNVISLAVTSVLRSKRIEQKARLLEQDIDKAREIQLGILPDPFLHFYFYDIYGISVPDRIVGGDFFDYLFADEVKDRLMIVVGDAASKGFRAAAQALYVVGALRMGIAHQTKTAALMSGINKIVNRSFAEEQFVSMFYAELTDGAKGLLLYANAGHNSPMVYHAQDKSIELLEPTGLILGPFPRGNYRVESTMLKKGDVAVIYTDGITEAQRSDGMPYGEKHLAENIQKLAAKGAKEICKSLIEDVELFAEGAEYSDDRTIVVIKRVN
- a CDS encoding DinB family protein, which produces MTQNEIQMLYDYDKWADLKLLEVIAMLAKDQYKKDLASSFGGIHGTLVHILSADKVWFARWTGKIPVLLKAEDFPTVEVVKKQWDAYHCEMSNFVRSLTEEKLNDQMPYTDFKGNSYTHPLFQQMQHKVNHSSYHRGQVVTMLRQMGEKVVSTDMINYIRQKETRG
- the surE gene encoding 5'/3'-nucleotidase SurE, with amino-acid sequence MKPKRKLSILVSNDDGIDAPGIYALVQEMKKIGTVTVVAPDKQQSAVGHAITMNYPLRVKEFKKDGKFFGYAVQGTPADCVKLAVRAILKHEPDLVVSGVNHGSNTAISIIYSGTVSAATEGTILGIPSIAVSLTTYAPADFRYAAKFARKLALLIGKRGLPPSTLLNVNVPPLKAKEIKGVLITRQGKAVWNDTFDHRRDPNNREYYWLTGGLEEVDKDLEFDEAAVRSNYISVTPIQYDLTDYKMFETMKKWGIGKIK